One Gossypium hirsutum isolate 1008001.06 chromosome A08, Gossypium_hirsutum_v2.1, whole genome shotgun sequence genomic window, aaaagtaatatagaataaaaaaataaatcataataaatgttatataataaaatatataggaaataagaaatataacataaaacaatgaaagtttatatgtaaaaatgacatgtaattagtaaatatataatatatgtgaaaatagaataataatataaaaaaaattgatgtaaaataataataatttgaggaaaataacaaataataatacatataataatacttgtagtaaaataattttaatgtgtAATATAAAAgtaaggaaaaataaaacaaataacaatatttaaatatatataataataataataatataggactaaatttaaaGTCCAGCCAAATTATGGGGCGAATTTAAAAGAACTAAAACTGAATTGAGGCCCTATTTAAAACGCGCGCAAAATCAAAGGGGCTCACTGGGCAAATTGCCCTATCCCCAAAACGGCGACGttttccaaaatataatttaatagccatcgggactaaattaaaactaaaataaaatattgggccaaatcataaataaaataaagtttgattGCAAATACAAAAAGGGGCAAAAGGATCaattgggtaattaacccaatTCTCAAAATGCGCGGATCgtccccgggtaatcgggtcaacgcgcggatcctggggGTCTAAAACGTTGACGTTTCACAGGAGCTATATAAACCAAAGCTATAGCCCGAAAATCATTTTACACcgggttttttaaaaaaacttaaaattctcTCTGAAATGAGAGGAGAGAGAGAGAGTGCTTGGCTCCGGCCTCCGTCGAGCCGAGCCTCGGTCCTCAGCCTTACGCGCCCACGCGCCGTCACCAACTCCTCCCCGTACGGTGGTTGGaggtccaaatctcgattttaaCGCAAATAAAGGTTCGACCCTttactttttcattatttacagtttacatgtatgtatatgtattaaaaatttcACCTTTGTATACTTAATCGATTGAGATGCTTGCTGTGTATATATGTGCGAGAACAAATCTTTCTGCTGAATCTCTAGTTTTATTGATTCTCTCTGTATTTTCATAACGTAAGTCCTTTTTACAAGTGAAAAGAAAGgctttgtaacgccccaattttcgggaattctgtgaatgttggcataggtttaattatgttagtgggcctctagaaggcccaagcttaagatagaacccggcaattttagttaatttttgttccataagaaaaagggggtgaaatcatgaaatagaacctatgtgaaaatgtttggaaatgctataggctaaattgaagtggccaaataaataggagtgcaaaataggaggatttgcatgacaaacctcccattttacatgaagtggccagccatcatgttgttgtagacaatatgagcacttgatatccataattcatggtgcaaattgataatgggttaggtaaatgttccatgataatggattaggtaaatattccatgataatgggttaggtaaatgttccatgataatggtttaggtaaatgttccatgatgggcatttcatgtctattgtattaaagaattaaatggatgaaatatgaaattttattaaaagaaaaagggatgaaaagaacaaagttttatccatctttgttcatcatagccaaagttagagaagagaaaggagaggagaaagctcttgaatgttcggtcacttggggaagaaaattgaaggtaagttcatggtaatttgcttctatcttgatgttcatgagttcttcttgattctaccttaatcttgaagcatattttggtttttagctgtgttgtgagcatttagtcatgaattaaaatgaaggaaatggttgttgtttcatgttcttttgatgaaaaatggaagataggtgaagttgagccaaacaaatgagcatgcatgtgccttagatgctaaggggaaaaatcggctaacatgttgtgctttaaaatgatgaattgGAGATtaaacttaagtaaaatcatagatatgtgatgattgattggtgatatacatgtttaaataacaagcatgcaagttaggtgtgaaagagtgatttggtaataaatctgcttgggacagcagcagtaatgtgactttggaaaatcaccataaattgtgggagatgagttagaagctgcttaaattatataattaaagcttaatgggtctagtttcaaatggaataaacaataacatattttgaattctttacaatgagaaatttgattcgtaatgaagagtggtcagattagtcaaatagtaaaacatggaaaactttaagaaaaatctggtattgattagccataccaaaaattatgaaaattttatggatagaagataaatgagtctattttcagggaaaattaacggcacttgatttggagtttagtagctccagttataaataatttagtgactgttgctcaggaagacagcttgcagtgaaattatgattatgtggtaaacattgacaaaaatttgttaatgagttgcttattgttttcttataagcttactatgatctgtaggtgtggttggctgaatattgtaaggggttaatacgtagtttgtatttgaatagttagattaacgtgttagtaatccaattgtaggaggtttgtgtgtggatctcgtcagcatatcgttgcaaacagatatgtaactgacaccctctcatagactagattggcaaaagccgaaaagccgaaatgtcgaaaagtcggtattttgggaatttgcgagtgtccgaatgctcgtaagatagttgggtttgtatatttggtaatctaaagtaataaactgcagtacgcgcgatttcgtacattttgataatttgggcttaatgggccaaagatcgggtttatgggccaacgggcccaattcggaaagtatgcgcggtaagtgttctgatagtacgtaaatagttaggatatgcatgaaaaccctaaaagcagctaaattactttaatacccctatgtatggaaaattactgttatacccctaggtgcaaaattaccgttatacccctagggttaattttgactgaaaagcatgacgatctaattctgtatgatgtatgccatgattatatatctgttgcatgggtacatgggttatattatggaggaagcgtcctggtggctatgccacaattatctgatctagtggctctgccacatatatctgttctggtggctatgccacgattatctgatctggtggctctgccacatgtatctgttttggtggctctgccacaatatctgtatctggtgacttcgttacaatatctggcagcctcgctgcgatttctgtggtgtgtagtggttgggtggatcgagtagtctccccatatagtgtaaggttggtacgggggtgttatggatgaatctgggttgggtttctgcataaacatgtaatatctgttctgttctgttatgggcctatgggctttattttgaatttctgttctgggctaaggccaacttattctgtttctgttgGTTGAGCTGATTTaaactatggttgggttattttacacactgagtttccccaaactcaccccttttatttccatccacgcaggtaatccccaaccatagtgggcttggagctgtgagggaattcggagtggccacccgttctgaaagttcgATTTTCTTCTGGTAAACTgaacatccttttatttacgtttgaggttttgggcttttaaatgtaataaggccgcttaattatttttgatgattttaatatgtattactaagataggtattacttattttaactgttgaaattggatagctttagggcacgttttcaaaaacaacaattgatttcaaaataacacgacaataagcaaagcttccgcaatgaaagtattttccaaaattaatcacttttcctaaaaataacttaatcaaatcggtttcctagaaatatccatgacgttaaggtgtggcagtggcggtatgcatgtctaggattggatccgaagggagcttggtacttaagcagtccgatggactcaccacctcttttctggtttcctacctggtgcacagcttcaattcactttaacctataatgaaattatcttttaaaacactaagtaagttttttttctggatcaacaatataaaatgttttgaacgcttcgatgtggcatgtcggattcggtcataacgtctgggccgggtttgggatgttacaggctTTATAGCCTTGGTCCTTTACATATTCGGGGAAAGAAATCTAAGATTTCTTTCTATTTTGTGTCTTCTGTATCTTTGAATGATGTGCTGTGATTTTCTTGCCATTTTCTGCTCTACTTTTTCACGTATCTGatgtttatttcctttttttgcAGGCAATCGAGAGAGGGATCCGACAATGACCTTGCTGCGCGCTGATCACGGAGGTCGAATCACGGCACTGATGGAGGGTTGCTGAAACGTCATAAGAGACGAGCAGACGCGTCCGTTGAAATTGCTTCTGGAAGCTTCTGTTTGCGGCGCGAGGAGaaaggcagaaaccctagggtttcctgcctTGGTGTAACAAGCTGGGCCAATTGGGCTTTTTGAATTTGGGCTAGCTAGTTTAATTGGGTCACGGGTGTTTGTGGGTCTGCTGGGTAGTTTAGGCCTGTTGGGTAGTTACCAGGTAAATGGCTTTAGGCTGATTGGGTTACAAGTGTAACGGGCTTTGGGCTTATCAGGCTTTGAGGCCTGTTTATTTGTAAATAGACTTTAAtggacattttaaataaatatttatttatttatattctgcttttagcccggtcaaatttgggctcttacaaagataattacttaaataagggAAGACATATATGTTTTCGTGCCTTAAAAAATTTAGGTTTGGATTGCTTGAATCTTTAGTGCCCTTTTAGTTCAATTGCCAATGCATGATTGTTTGCAAATTATTTTTTagacattattgatgagaattacaagttgagaaagattaactTTAATGTaggttgaggattttgcttgagaaaCACTTAAgggtggggatatttgataagtgataaaaataacatgttttaatcatgttctttaatgcgtttttgggtgattatttatgcaaattggtgaattttatgctcataatattttaaattcatgtttctatacttaagagagcatttgggagcaaaatgagtgaaaatcgagcaaatagaacatattttagGAGCCACACGAGCTGGGCCTTCCCACACGGGCTAGATACacggccatgtgagccacacgggttggCATATGGCCATTTTCCAGACCATGTCGAATTCGCGATTCGCATCCCAAACACGTGGAAAAACGTAACTTTTAGGCTTTCTGGgaattctaaagtctataaatactaaataaaagaagagaaaagagagtcatcagagaatattgaagaaaacaactcggagaacaccattggagccaactctgaagtagatttccatcaagattaaagacctccttttaatttcttttgaagtttttatgagtttctttactTCCTGTGGTTATTCTATCTTTAAGATGTTTTTATtcacaattatgaactaattctctAGATACTTAGGGAAGATGAatcctatgatgaattctattatttgatttctattttacgcgataaatacttcATTTTTGTTCTTAGTTATATGTGCTTatctattgttttaatatttccaggatattaattcatgtttaatatgcttaaattagaggagggaaagtctctatttaagagtagatctagcataattgagtggagttgcatgcaatcctagaaaaggacgacataaatctactggattagagtcaaatctaataagggaatccatagatcgagttaatgcaacaatagggattttaattagaaagaaatttcaattaatcaacttagagtcagttgctcttattctTGAAAAAGATATAagcataatttagagatttctacgaatcaagatacctagtgaataaatcgtttaatttatATTCACAATGAtaaatgaagtctaggtggattattTCCTGGATATTGCTTCGCTTAttggttattattcaattatttttctgatttattCTCTGTTGAGttctctaattaaattaatttagtaattttattttaaatcaatcactccaatttttCAGTTAAATTATAGGAAAACAGTAAtttctagtacttttagtcctcgtggatacaatatCTTTACTCATCATAGCTATAGTATTTATCGATAAATGCACTTGCTTTTGTcgtatttttaattagttttatgaCACATCATATGCCTTGTGCACAAAATAAGTATGATTGAGTTAAAGCTCAAAATAAGTACCAAATAGCCTAAAATGTACCAAAAATAGAGTTTACATCGCGACTTCGGGAGATGATCGTTGTGACGAGCTTAGGACTTCAGGCCACAACATTACAAGGAACCCCATTGTCACAATAAGGCCAAGTCAATATGTCACGTCACTACGAGGAACTCCCTCACATTGCGACATCAATTCGAAGTTTtgcaactttacaatttagtcatatttcaTGCTCGAGTCAACAAATAAGCTTTCATAAACTCGATTAAggcttgaatttgattatgtatcatattgtaaatgtgtttatggCATGTTTTTATGTTTGAATGATCATTTTAATGTATAATTAATTGTAATTGCTCTGGCAACAAATGTAATGTCTTGTTGCCCAAACCTAACGATCGAGTCAGGTAAGGAGTATTGCAACTATTTTTGTTACAAgtaaaaaattgttataaaaattaaaataaaacataaaaaattgattctactaaaaacttaattattataatgaaatGTTATTATAGAAAAGGTGGActgaaaatgtaaaaaatataactTCAAGATTTTCTCTCTTTCCAAGACAATAGCCCCTTGATTCAAACCATATAACAATTATTCTAATCATGGCCTTGCATAGTTTAATATTATACTTAGTTCATAAGATTATAAGCATTTAAGcatcaaatttaactaaatagAAACTAGTTATTTCCATTGATATGTTCCTCCAAGTTATTAAGCACAAAATGAACTCTAGGCAACAAAAAATTATAGCATTTTTAGTTACTTAAACCAATTAGGTTAAATTCTGCTGTTGATCCTTATatttagtgaaaattatggatttaatctttatattttaatttgatcagttttagtccttgtactttttgaaATGGCCAATTTTAGTTCTGTACTTTTCGAATTTCAAAACTTTAGTCCTAACCCAAACAATTCAATTAATAGTCTTATATTAAGTGCACAATTTTATATTTAGTCCATATTCTCCAATTGAATCATTTTAAGactataattttcaaatattgaaatttcaatcttaatgTAAATGATAGTCATTAATCATTTAACTAGATTTTTAGCGAGTAATATCTGAAAATAATCATTTGACAtggcattacacatatgataatatgtttaacacatcaaattttggaaaataacATAACACAACTTAATGAATTTAGCAATTATCATTTGgtaaggactaaaattttaaaattcaaaaagtacagggactaaacatgaacaaaattcacaaaattcgtAAATTAAATGGACTAATAGCAAGATTTTACCAACcaaataatataagaattttcAATTCCATTGTCATATCCATGATTCCACACATACTTTAATAAGACTCAACATTGTCTTACAATTTTAGCTATCTATTTCAAAAAAGGTCACGGGTGAAAcataggaaaaaaaatcaaaggaaaaggaTAAAAGAAACCCTATATCATGATGTAGACCTTGAAGAAAATAACTTATCCACATTGTCTAGTAGCCAACCCATGGAGCTGTATTTTACCATTAAAGTTAGCAACCATCTTTTGACTTGCAGCACCCACTCTCTTTTTCACCATCACACTTCTTCCCTCATCTGCACATAAAAACACCTACAACTCCATTCTTCTCATACATTCATGCATTCAAATTTTCCTTACTTGGACAACTCATACCGATTTATCTTCATTTTCAATGGCTTCCCTTTGGTCACCATGGGGAAACTTGTTCATGTTTTTAATGGCTTATTTTTCTTCACTACCCTTATCTTCATCATCTCAGCTATATTTACATGTACAATACTCAACTATATCAGCTGCACCGGCATTCCTTCCAAGTGCACCTCTTGCTTCTTCTCCAAGTTTACCCCCTGATATTGAGCCTTTGTTCCCTACTCCGAATGGTGTGCCACCTTCTCCTACTGATTCGTCGATGCCCACGATTCCTTCAAGCCCCAGTCCCCCGAATCCGGATAACATCGTGGCCCCTGCTCCTGGTTTCGCATTTTCACCATCTAACAGCCCTTTGCCGGTATCCACTTCGGTTTATCCAACTTCAGCTCGAGCTTTAAAACCAACATTGTTTCTTGGTTTGCTAGTATTTAGTATATTGCAGAAGCTTTCTGGTGTGTGAATTTCTGCTGATGGCATTGTTCCTTATAgcttcactcttttctttttatgttttctatatatttatttttgatattgttaatCATGGTTGTTGACtattatatttaattcaaattattaGTATGAACTCTGATTTGGTACCAAAAAATGCTTTTATTATTAGCACAAAGACTACATTAAGTTCAACTCTGTCACaataaggaaaaacaaaaaaagaaaagtaacAAGGGAAAACAAGTACACAAATGAAACAATTGAACGAAAGAATAGCAAACACTGAAAAATTTTCTCAGAAGgtaaacacatgtatgacaatTCTTCTAAGTTCCTAATTTGAACTGCCCTCTTTTcctatatgtatatgtatatgctaCTTACCTTAATGCAACCTAACTAAAACTACAGGGCAATGATAGTAGAACGAGACAATGGGGACCCATTCAACAACATCCCAAATAGTCCTCcctttattttgttaaattcaaaggGACTCCATTTACTGGGGGATGGTCTTTTAACCATATTCTTCTTCAGCTCCATGTTCTCATCCTTGAGCGCTTGGACAGCATAACTGAGTTGTCTAATCACCTCTttcttctcttcatctttctGAATTAATTGAGCCTTCTGAACCTTGTTCTCTTCTTTCAGTTTCTCTATTTCTTCCCTTAACTTCATCAATTCATCACGGAACACCTTTGAAGATTCATCTTCCTTCACAACATGGCCTTCTTTAGTTACTAAACCGGCTTCGTATTTATCTTCCTGCTCGGGATCCTCGACTTCCTCCCCAGTTTCATCATTTTCAGGGTCATCAACTTCTGATTCAGCATAGTCTTCAGAATCAAAGGTCTCGGAGCTGCTATCATAGAGTTTATCCATCAAGTTGATCGTCTTCTCTGAATGGCAGTACTTCATGGAAGAAAACGGGGATCCCAATGTTGTTACAAGGCGATTTCCAGGGTCCAACTTAATTTGATCATACCGCTCAGCGAGTAAACGATGGGATCGGTAGAAATCTTCAACCAAGCTAATCAACTCGGGACGTTTCTTGTAATACATTTCTGCACGCTTTGCAAAAGAATCTGCATCTTCCTCAATCAATTTTAGCATTGCCTTGGTCTTGGAGTCCAACTCTATCATTAAAATAAAACCATTCAATCACTTCAGCAAATAAACAGAACAAACaaataatggaaaaagaaaataattccaGGAAGTTTAATGAGTTGGTCAATGTTAACGTTTCACCCTGGTAAAACAACATGGCAACAGAACCTTTCTGGTCTTTTAATCAAGCAAAGCTCTCTCAATGGCAGACATATAGAAGAGAAAGGATCAATTGCTAAATTAAATATGAGCAAAGGGTCCTATCCAAATCTATTCCCGTTCCCTATAATGATCCATTTATAATTAACCTGAGATGCAAGGGATCCAATTCATTATTAGCTCATAAAGTAATGTTTTTGGAAGACTAATTACTTGAGCTGCAAAGCTACACTTAGAAGTTAGTGGGAAATATGGAAAAGTGAGAAAGTTAACAATGTCTGGTGGGACTTCAGTTTCAGGGTCCCTGTACACTGAGGGCCACCCATATGTACATGCTAAAGCCTGTAAGATCTCAGACAACAGAAATTTGAACAGCCATCCAAACGCAAGCCATGATGATTAAGATATTAACACACAAAACAGGAACTACAAGTCAACCATTCCAATACCAGCTCATCATGCCATTGCATCCCTAACACCATGAGCAAATCTTCGGCTCAAGGTTAAAATCCACAGTCCAGTGACAAGCAATTCCATATTGTTGCCAAGACCACACCAGCTTGTTAGGTCTCTGATTTCAAAAACCTTGTATCCTGAATCCTAGAACTAGATTCACTTCTAGCTTtggtgttgaaaatttgaaatagaagGTTTATTTGTATAGTAAGCATATAGTTGTTGTCCAACACAACCCCATTCTGTGCTCctagagaaaaaaaaatgtatttcaCACTAAGATAACCTCTCAGGTTCCTGAATAATCTCTACCCTTGTcttacaaataaaagaaaaaggtttcTGGTGGAACCTACTGTATAACATAAGGCCCCACCAGTCAGTCATTACGCAGTTAATAATACACTAATTAGGATTACTTTGTAATGTTTGTTAAATAATACTATTagcataaaatttttttttctttttccctagTCCTTGCTCTTCTAGATCCAATTCTCAAGAAACCATTGCAATCCCATTATTAATAGCTTTTGTTCTTCACCTCAAGGTTAAAAGTTAACAGAGTCTTCTCATCATTTCGTTTTTGTTTGTCCTTTTTTTTACATATCTGTAAAGTGATACTGCAGAAAaagcaatttaaaaaaattgaaacgttcatgagaatgaaaagaaaaaggcaTGCACAATGTCTCCAACGGTCAAGAAACAAGAAATGCCAAGAAATGCTCTAAGATAGTGATGAAGAAAGTAGAAAGGAGAAAGGGGTGTTACCAGAAAGAGTGGATTGAAGCCATTGGGAGCGCTTTGAACCGTCGTGGTGACTATCAAACCACCACCATCTTGAACTTTCCTCGATCTTGTTCATCATGTGAACCATCTTCTCCTCTTTTACCTTAATATGACAAAAGAGTTTTAAGAACCAAAGGACGGAAACTCTAAAACCTGAAACTAAAGGCTAATATACAGATGAAAGAGTAAGAGAAATGAAGACGATATGAAACAGGGATAGTCCCCTGTGTATTTATGCTAAAAAAAGGGGGGACAAAACAGGAAATAGATTAGGCATGAAAAACGAGATCGAAAAGCGGGAAATTTAGATGGTAAAACCTACCAAATAAAACTGAAAAAAGAAAGGGATTTATATGGAAAGAAATCTGGAATTTCAATCTAGTGGCGCCTCCCAGAATTTTTGCAAGTAATGTAGAAAACATGATCAATTCCCATCACTGGAACTTCACAGTATCCTTCTACTTCATAAAGCTGTAACATACAATTATAATACAAATGTACAGGGAGTGAAGGAGGATTGATTTACCCAGAAAAGAGAGATGGTTTTGTTCAGGTTGATGGAAAATGAGAGGGAGCGTTCCTCTTTtgtcttcttcttctctctttgCTTTCAATTCACTACTCAGTCCATTGATATATTGGCATTGTTTGAATTAAATACGCATTTTCtggaatatatttaatttttaatttttcattgtgaGACCAATTAATTTTTTACACGTGTTTTTCTgttgaaaaacaaaattttgactaACTTAAAATCAGCTTAGTTCCTTATTAAAATGGAACTTAAATGTAAATATTTCATTTGGGAGGGTGGGGTTGGAGCAGGACGCAGATGTACATGTCAGCGTCATCACAATATGGCCTTCCAAATTAATAAATACTTTTAGTAACGGTCGAAAATATCAGACACAACAGTCATAAGaccaccccccccccaaaaaaaaaaaaacagaaaaggaAAAGGGAACTTCCAAGCCTTAGAGCTAAAGGTGAAGccaaaaatggttaatttgtattttatttattaacgAAGAGTATTGTTTTTCCTGACGGATGAGTCTGGCGGGCCATTTGCATGAATTATTTTCTATGATTAGGATAAATTAAATGCCTGACTTATATGAataaattaaaggttatattataagtttttgtatttttttatggaatttagttttttttagattttaaaatttaggttttaTTGTTaacattgataatttttttattaaatttattactatgacttttttgaataaaaaatatacttatttGGTACTCAtgtaatttaaaaatgattacttaattaatttgaatttaacaaaaaaattagtaGTATTAATaattgcacctaaattttgaaatttgaaaaatagatagACTAAATTCCATGAACTAAAAATATAGATACTAAATTCCTATTATTAGAAAAGTATGGGGGCTTGTGGcaaattttaacctaaattaaaatatgaaagagGCAAATGCAATGAATTAAAGCCAATTTGCGGATTGAGTTGGATCAATTGTAAGAAAATTTAAACTCAAACTTCATTTAAATTGATTTAGGCGGATCGGATCGTGAATACCTCTAGTCTACGAGCAAGAAGAGGAGGATGTCACGCTTCACATGAATATGGTACACCATATTCCGGGCAATATATGCAAAATCAACTAGTACGCACCTGTACGAGCGATATCAACTAAAATTTGTACTGAAACAGAACTAAAAGTTTGTTGTTCCGATCTACTACCGAAACAGAGCATTCTAGCCAATACGAGCGGTACCGAAACAATACCAACTACCTTGCTTTATA contains:
- the LOC107907678 gene encoding classical arabinogalactan protein 26, whose product is MASLWSPWGNLFMFLMAYFSSLPLSSSSQLYLHVQYSTISAAPAFLPSAPLASSPSLPPDIEPLFPTPNGVPPSPTDSSMPTIPSSPSPPNPDNIVAPAPGFAFSPSNSPLPVSTSVYPTSARALKPTLFLGLLVFSILQKLSGV
- the LOC107913224 gene encoding protein NETWORKED 3A, whose translation is MVHMMNKIEESSRWWWFDSHHDGSKRSQWLQSTLSELDSKTKAMLKLIEEDADSFAKRAEMYYKKRPELISLVEDFYRSHRLLAERYDQIKLDPGNRLVTTLGSPFSSMKYCHSEKTINLMDKLYDSSSETFDSEDYAESEVDDPENDETGEEVEDPEQEDKYEAGLVTKEGHVVKEDESSKVFRDELMKLREEIEKLKEENKVQKAQLIQKDEEKKEVIRQLSYAVQALKDENMELKKNMVKRPSPSKWSPFEFNKIKGGLFGMLLNGSPLSRSTIIAL